Below is a genomic region from Isosphaeraceae bacterium EP7.
TTCCAATCGCCGTCGACCTCAAGGCCGGCGGTGTCGAACAGGTCGAACTCAGTGTAGACCGGGCCATTGCCGGGCTGCTTCTTGGCCTGCCGGAAGATGTGAAAGCCGTTATTGATCGTAGCGGAGACCTTGTAAGTCACCGTGTCGCCCGCCCTGGCCGTGGCGGGCTCGATGGAGGTCTTGAAGGAGACCTCCTTCGATCTTGCCCGCGCTGGGCTGTCTTTCTTGACCGGCTTGGCCGCGGCCGGCTCCCCTTGGGCGGCCGAGACGACCAGGGTCGAGGCCAGGCACAGGGCGAGGCCGGCGGCGGCCGCCATGGTCCGGAGGGGGCGTGCGTGCATGGCATTCATCCCGATTGACACGTTCCGCGGGCCGACGGCGACGGAATTCGCGGCCGACCGATTGCAATGCATCGTATCCCGCCGACCGGAGCAGCGGCAAGCCGGCTCACTCCGGGGACACCTCCGCATGCGTTTCGGGCCGGAACCTCGGCGGATACGGCGGGTGCCGTGCGCTCGGCGTCCTGTGCGGGCGGTACGAACGGGAGATCGTTGTCGAAAAGGCCTACCGGCGCGGCCGTGCCGATGAAGCCGCCGCATCGACGGTCAGGTCGGCGGCCTCCAGGGTCCAGCGGCCGGGGATGCTGCAGGTCTTGTCGGAGCAGACCTGATAGTAGATCTGGCTGCGGATGCTCTTCTTCCCCGGCTCGGTGCCGGCGGGGACCTTCAGCTTGACCGACCAGACGACCTCGGACTCGTGATATTCGACGAACGGGAGGCTGGCGAAGACGGCAAGCTTGTGCTTCTCGGGCGGGACCGATGAACTCCAGTCGCCTTCGACCTCCAGGCCGGCCGGGTCGAACAGGTCGAACTCGGTGTAGACCGGGCCATTGCCGGGCTGCTTCTTGGCCTGCCGGAAGATGTGAAAGCCGTTATTGATCGTAGCGGAGACCTTGTAAGTCACCGTGTCGCCCGCCCTGGCCGTGGCGGGCTCGATGGAGGTCTTGAAGGAGACCTCCTTCGATCTTGCCCGCGCTGGGCTGTCTTTCTTGACCGGCTTGGCCGCGGCCGGCTCCCCTTGGGCGGCCGAGACGACCAGGGTCGAGGCCAGGCACAGGGCGAGGCCGGCGGCGGCCGCCATGGTCCGGAGGGGGCGTGCGTGCATGGCATTCATCCCGATTGACACGTTCCGCGGGCCGACGGCGACGGAATTCGCGGCCGACCGATTGCAATGCATCGTATCCCGCCGACCGGAGCAGCGGCAAGCCGGCTCACTCCGGGGACACCTCCGCATGCGTTTCGGGTTGACCGACCTGGGGTTCTCTCCTACCATCCGCCGCCATTGCGGCCGGCACCGTTGGACGGGCCGGAGGCCGCGCGCCCGGGTCTCGATGGCGAGGCATGGACGCGCCGGGGCCATTCTCCAAGGGCGGAGCCCATTTGATGTTGAGGATGCGCATCGCCGCCGTCGTCGCCCTGAGCCTGGCCCTCGCGGCGGGGGTCGGTTGGCTCACGGCCGAGGAGCAGCGGAACCGCCTGGTCTGGGACCACTGGGACGAGGTCGTCCCGGGGACGCTCTACCGCAGCGGTCAGCTCCGCACCGAGCAGCTCGCCGAGGCGATCCGCCGCCACGGCCTGAAGACCATCGTCAGCTTCCAGACTCATGGGAGCGACGTTGCCAGCGAGCGTGAGCTGGCCCGGAAGATGGGCGTCGACTTCCTCAACCTCCCCATGCCGGGCGACGGATTCGGCAAGGAAGAGCAGTTCCGCGAGGTCCTGAAGGCGGTCGACGACCCCGCGCGTCGGCCGGTCCTGGTGCATTGCGCCCGGGGAACCTGCCGGACCGGAGCGTCGGTGGCCCTCTACCGATTCGAGCGCAATGGCTGGACGATCGACGACGTCTCGGCCGAGATGGAGCGGCAGACGTACCGCGAGGGCTGGCTGCCCGGCTACGTTTACAACATGGTCGACGACCACCCCGGGCGCGACCTGTTCGAGCCCCGCGTCCGGCTCGACAAGAATCTGCCCACCAGCGTGCCGGAGGCGACCGATGTCCACTGATGCCGCCCCCCTCGTCAAGCGGGCGCCCTCGACGCTTCGTGCCGATCACCCGGAGACGGCCTGGCTCCCCACGGGCCCGCTTGCCCAGGCAACCGCCGTGGCGGCGCTTGCTGCCGTGTTCGTGCTGGCGGGGCCGCAGTTCCAGCTCGGCCGCGAAGAAGCCCGGCTGGGCATTGCCGCCGCCGAGCGGCTGGGGCCGATGGGCCAGGTCTTCGGCGGCTGGGATCCCGGGGTCTGGCCCCTTCCGGTCATCCTGGGCAAGCTCTGGGCCGCCCTCTGGCAAGGCCCGGTCGACACATGGGCCGTTCGAGGCCCGGCGGCGCTGGCCGCCCTGGCAATCGGGGTCATGGCCTCTCGCCGGGTCAGCCTCGCCCTGTCCCCCCGCGCGGGGTTGCTGGTCGGCCTCGCCTGGTTTTCCTGCCTCGGGGCGATGGATCGGTCGACGGCCTTCGGGCTGGACATGATCGTGGGCCTGGGGACGGTTCTCGCCCTGGACCGGATCATCGGCCGCCGCTGCGACGCCGTCGCCGGCGCCTGGGCGGGGCTGGCATTCCTGGCCGGCGGCTGGCCCCCGCTCGCGGTTGTCCTCATGGCCACAATCGTCATCGGCCGGCCCGAAGCCTGGGTCGGTGTCGGATTCTTGCTGCCGGTCGCGGCCACGATCGCTGGCTGGTCGGCCTGGGCGATCGCGGCGGCACCGACCGGAGCCTGGGTCTCGGCCCTGACACTGCCACTGACCAAGGGAAGCGCCTGGTGGATGGCGCCGGGCCTGCTTCTGGCCGCCCTTCCCTGGTCGCCGTTCGCGCTGCTGGCCCTGCGCCCGTCGATCCGCCAGGGGTGGTCCGAGCCCGGTCGGAAGGTTGTCGTCGGTTGGATGCAGACCGCCGCGGCGGCACTGGTCGCCGGCACCCTGGTCCCCGGCCTGGCCTCCTCGGCCCGCATCCCGGCGCTGGTCGGACTGGCCATCGCCGCCGGCGCCTGCTGGGATCGGATCGCCTTCGGCGGCGACTCCATTGGCCGCCGCATGCGGCGTCTGTCGCTGATCATCGCGTTGGCCCTGGCCTGGACCTGGGCCCTGATCGCGATGATGGGCGGCACGTACCTCGGCCTGGCGGTCTCGTACTACCGGGGGCTGGCAATCGTGGTCGCCTGCGTCAGCGCGGGGGCCTTCGTCTCGGTCCTGATGGGTTTCTGGAAGAACGCCCCCCTGCGCAGCCTGGCCGGCATGATGCTCATGGCCCTGGCGATGAAGCTCTCCTACGCCGGCTTCGTCATTCCCGAGTGGAATTACCGCGCCGGCCAGGGCCCATGGGGCCGGGCAATCGACCAGTGGGTGCCCGCTCGGAGCCCGATCTACGTGACTCACGGCTGGGGCGCCGACCTGGCCTTCGCCACCGGCCACCCCTTCCGGCAGCTCGCCGACGCCAGCCTGCTGGCCCGTCAGCCGGGGGCCCGCCCGCTGTTCACCCTGCTGCACCCCGAAGAGTTCAAGCACTGGCCCAAGGATGCCCCGCCCCTGATGGAGGTCCACACCTTCATGGATGAGCTTGGCTACCCCAGGGTGCTCGCCCGGACGACCGAGCCGTACTCGTGGCGCGCGATGGCCGAGGCCGCCCGCCGGGGCGAGTGAGCGAGCGATTGCTCCAACCCGTTCAGGTCGAGGGCCGATTCGCGGCCCTCGACTCCTTCTCGTCGATGCCGCTGATCCCGAAGCGGCGGCCAAGCTCTCGCTCGACGTCGCCCCAGGTGGCGTCCCGATGGGAGAGCATGACGGCGGCGTGGAAGACGAGGTCGGCGACCTCGCGGACGAGGTGCGCCCGGCCCTCGTCGCCAGGCTCGCCGGCGGCCTCAACCACCTCGGCGGCCTCTTCGACGATCTTGTCACCGATCTTGGGGACGCCCCCCTCAAGCAGCTTGGCAACGTAAGAACGCTCGCCGGCTGGGCGGCTCTTGCGTTCCTCGATGACGGCCATCAAGGCGTGGAGGATAGGCGGCGACGGCTCGGCCATGGCGGGCGGTGCTCTCGGGTCCGGGGATGATTGGCGAAGGAACGGACCCTGACAGATTGACCCGCCCGGCGCCGCCCTGGCAAGACGATCCTGCGCAAGTCGTGGGAAGAAGGCAGTCACTCGGCCAGGTCACGACGCTTGGGCCGACCCGTGGCGGATGCCCGGCTTCCCGCCGGAATCCCGTCCGGAGTGGCGACTCGCAATGCGGCAAGCTCACCGCAAGGGCCGTCGCGGGCCGACCGAATCCCCGCCCTGGAACCGAGGCGAATGCCCCGCGATCCGTCCCCGCGGTGAGCGAAAGGCGGAGAAGGCCGATTGCCCGAACATCACCGCCCGATGGAATCCCAAATTCATTTGCAGCCCAAACTCAAAATCTTCGCGTCGGATCGACCGTCCGCAATCGCTTGCAACCCCATTTCATGATGTCAAGTTGTTGATTTCTTGACATGCGTTAGGGATCTTGAAATCTTAGACCTTTGTCGAATACGAATGGATGCGCATTCTCAACCTCTTCAGCACCTCCACCAGGATCGACACCTCATGAATCTCGTCAACCTGATCAGAGATCAACTGACCGGCGGGGTTGCCGACCAACTCGGCTCGATCATCGGGGAAGACGCGACGAAGACGCGGGCGGCCCTGGGTGCCGCGGTGCCGGCGATCCTCTCGGGGCTGACAAGTGTCGGCTCGACCCCGGCCGGCGCATCGAAGGTGAAATCGGCCCTCGACCAGTTCAGCTCCCCCTCAACGGGTGACCTGGGCAGTTTGCTGGGCGGCGACACCGGGGTGTTGATACAGAAGGGGATCGGTCTGCTGACGTCGTTGCTCGGCGAGAATTCCCTGGGCACGATCATCGCGGCGATCTCGAAGTTTTCGGGCATCGGCGGCGGCTCGGCCAAGAGCCTGCTGGCCCTGGCACTCCCGCTCATCATGAGCGCGATCTCGGGCAAGGCGAAGGGGCTCGACGCCAATGGCCTGATGGGCCTGCTGTCGTCGCAAAAGTCGAACATCGCCGCGGCCATCCCCGCCGGCTT
It encodes:
- a CDS encoding DUF937 domain-containing protein translates to MNLVNLIRDQLTGGVADQLGSIIGEDATKTRAALGAAVPAILSGLTSVGSTPAGASKVKSALDQFSSPSTGDLGSLLGGDTGVLIQKGIGLLTSLLGENSLGTIIAAISKFSGIGGGSAKSLLALALPLIMSAISGKAKGLDANGLMGLLSSQKSNIAAAIPAGFTMPALPSAPPLKISMPDTSAPGLPSWLVPALVLGALALLAYFFWPAARPIEPDAPSDVATVSSGYTKVFNSLTEILGGVKDETTAVVAIPKLEEQKLTLDHLKPMLDKIPVAARGPINAIISSGRTKLKELTDPLLALPIVGEKLKPLIDQIMAALNV
- a CDS encoding tyrosine-protein phosphatase; translated protein: MLRMRIAAVVALSLALAAGVGWLTAEEQRNRLVWDHWDEVVPGTLYRSGQLRTEQLAEAIRRHGLKTIVSFQTHGSDVASERELARKMGVDFLNLPMPGDGFGKEEQFREVLKAVDDPARRPVLVHCARGTCRTGASVALYRFERNGWTIDDVSAEMERQTYREGWLPGYVYNMVDDHPGRDLFEPRVRLDKNLPTSVPEATDVH
- a CDS encoding phosphoribosyl-ATP diphosphatase yields the protein MAEPSPPILHALMAVIEERKSRPAGERSYVAKLLEGGVPKIGDKIVEEAAEVVEAAGEPGDEGRAHLVREVADLVFHAAVMLSHRDATWGDVERELGRRFGISGIDEKESRAANRPST